The following coding sequences are from one Nicotiana tabacum cultivar K326 chromosome 1, ASM71507v2, whole genome shotgun sequence window:
- the LOC107780600 gene encoding putative F-box protein At1g65770 yields the protein MANWAELPQDLLTHITERVKVIEDFIAFRAVCTSWRTGARKKFFDALSPQVPLLMLADKDDYYREFYSLSRKKVSRIFLPETRGRECFPSKGWLFTMSYTGEMNLLHPFSHINIQLPPRKDLLLALEGLVVAPEEEIWNCMAILSASPSRTSDYVLVVNYNYGRVNSLAFWRHEY from the coding sequence ATGGCGAATTGGGCAGAGTTGCCGCAGGATCTCCTTACTCACATTACAGAGCGTGTTAAAGTGATTGAAGATTTCATTGCTTTTCGTGCTGTCTGTACCTCATGGAGAACTGGTGCTAGAAAGAAATTTTTCGATGCGCTTTCGCCCCAAGTTCCATTACTTATGTTGGCGGATAAAGATGACTATTATCGAGAATTTTACTCTCTTTCGAGGAAAAAAGTTTCACGCATATTTCTCCCAGAAACTAGAGGGCGAGAGTGTTTTCCATCAAAGGGATGGCTGTTCACCATGTCATATACCGGAGAGATGAACTTGTTGCATCCTTTCTCTCATATCAATATACAGCTTCCCCCACGGAAGGACTTATTATTGGCTTTAGAGGGTCTCGTTGTAGCACCCGAAGAAGAGATTTGGAACTGCATGGCTATCTTATCGGCCAGTCCTTCTCGTACATCAGATTATGTACTGGTGGTTAATTATAATTATGGACGTGTTAATAGTTTGGCTTTTTGGCGACATGAATATTGA